The Streptomyces sp. NL15-2K genome contains a region encoding:
- a CDS encoding tripartite tricarboxylate transporter substrate binding protein: MRLRTPLALFGAAVLVLVGPPLLTSGSGADTGTQIPGLRFMVPNTPGGGYDITARTAAKNAEDAGLTHNIEVFNLPGAGGTVGLSRLVSEHGNGKLAMSMGLGVVGAVRSNDAPKTLADTTPIARLTEEQDVVVVAKDSPYKSIDDLIGAWKKDPGKLPVGGGSSPGGPDHLAPMLMAQAAGIAPKQVNYIPFDGGGELLASILGNKVAFGVSGVGEYLDQIKAGELRVLAVTGPERVDELDAPTLKESGYNVDFTNWRGIVAPPGLSQAERDKLTALIEELHDSPEWQQSMKQNGWDDAFLTGEKFGAFLDAQDKRVVSVLKELGL, translated from the coding sequence GTGCGCCTGCGCACTCCCCTTGCCCTGTTCGGGGCCGCCGTGCTCGTGCTCGTGGGACCTCCGCTGCTCACGAGCGGCAGCGGCGCCGACACCGGCACACAGATCCCCGGCCTGCGCTTCATGGTCCCCAACACGCCCGGCGGCGGCTACGACATCACGGCCCGGACGGCCGCGAAGAACGCCGAGGACGCCGGACTCACCCACAACATCGAGGTGTTCAACCTGCCCGGCGCCGGCGGCACGGTCGGGCTGAGCCGGCTGGTGAGCGAGCACGGCAACGGCAAGCTCGCCATGTCGATGGGCCTCGGCGTCGTGGGTGCCGTCCGCTCCAACGACGCGCCGAAGACCCTCGCGGACACCACCCCGATCGCCCGGCTCACCGAGGAGCAGGACGTCGTCGTGGTCGCCAAGGACTCCCCGTACAAGTCCATCGACGACCTGATCGGCGCCTGGAAGAAGGATCCCGGAAAGCTGCCGGTCGGCGGCGGCTCCTCCCCCGGCGGGCCGGACCACCTCGCGCCGATGCTGATGGCCCAGGCCGCGGGGATCGCGCCGAAGCAGGTCAACTACATCCCCTTCGACGGCGGCGGCGAACTGCTCGCCTCGATCCTCGGCAACAAGGTCGCCTTCGGCGTCTCCGGCGTCGGCGAGTACCTCGACCAGATCAAGGCGGGCGAGCTGCGGGTGCTCGCGGTCACCGGCCCGGAGCGGGTCGACGAGCTGGACGCGCCCACGCTGAAGGAGTCCGGCTACAACGTGGACTTCACCAACTGGCGCGGCATAGTCGCCCCGCCCGGTCTGTCGCAGGCCGAGCGGGACAAGCTCACCGCGCTGATCGAGGAACTGCACGACTCGCCCGAGTGGCAGCAGTCCATGAAGCAGAACGGCTGGGACGACGCGTTCCTGACCGGCGAGAAGTTCGGCGCGTTCCTGGACGCCCAGGACAAGCGCGTGGTTTCGGTGCTGAAGGAGCTGGGACTGTGA